A genomic window from Brassica oleracea var. oleracea cultivar TO1000 chromosome C8, BOL, whole genome shotgun sequence includes:
- the LOC106311085 gene encoding uncharacterized protein LOC106311085, with product MLQDLVRGVFPRSGCFVFGDGCCVVYLHGDAIGKALKLSGGSVGGFKIVVHEVLPIKKVGGGGVSNARGLAMAEKDEAARLAMAEKDKAILCEGNQKTIMTTD from the exons ATGTTACAGGATTTGGTACGTGGGGTTTTCCCTCGATCCGGTTGCTTTGTTTTCGGGGACGGGTGTTGTGTTGTTTATCTCCATGGAGATGCTATTGGAAAGGCTCTGAAACTTAGCGGAGGTTCTGTGGGAGGCTTTAAAATTGTAGTTCATGAGGTCCTCCCAATAAAAAAGGTGGGCGGCGGTGGCGTATCTAACGCAC GTGGGTTGGCTATGGCTGAGAAAGATGAAGCAGCTAGGTTGGCTATGGCTGAGAAAGATAAAGCAATTCTATGTGAGGGCAATCAGAAGACGATCATGACTACGGACTAG
- the LOC106311084 gene encoding uncharacterized protein LOC106311084 isoform X2 — MDESAIKGVEGLELNGSDAAIRKSSIRRIAVEGYDSSSRKNVVEEGLRKHFASRGIKLIHASAHELDYRGTILCRFALIYVNEEDGEKALKLDGSDMGAMAEPNESFTRGS, encoded by the exons ATGGACGAATCCGCAATCAAA GGTGTGGAAGGTCTGGAATTGAACGGTAGTGATGCAGCGATTCGAAAAAGCAG CATTAGAAGGATTGCGGTTGAGGGATACGATAGCTCCTCTCGTAAGAATGTTGTTGAAGAGGGCCTGAGAAAACACTTCGCATCACGTGGAATAAAGCTAATACATGCTTCTGCTCACGAACTCGACTACCGTGGTACTATTCTCTGCAGATTCGCGTTAATCTATGTTAACGAAGAAGATGGAGAAAAGGCGTTGAAGCTTGATGGAAGTGACATGGGAGCAATGGCGGAGCCAAACGAAAGTTTTACCAGAGGCAGTTAA
- the LOC106311084 gene encoding uncharacterized protein LOC106311084 isoform X1, whose translation MDESAIKGVEGLELNGSDAAIRKSSSIRRIAVEGYDSSSRKNVVEEGLRKHFASRGIKLIHASAHELDYRGTILCRFALIYVNEEDGEKALKLDGSDMGAMAEPNESFTRGS comes from the exons ATGGACGAATCCGCAATCAAA GGTGTGGAAGGTCTGGAATTGAACGGTAGTGATGCAGCGATTCGAAAAAGCAG CAGCATTAGAAGGATTGCGGTTGAGGGATACGATAGCTCCTCTCGTAAGAATGTTGTTGAAGAGGGCCTGAGAAAACACTTCGCATCACGTGGAATAAAGCTAATACATGCTTCTGCTCACGAACTCGACTACCGTGGTACTATTCTCTGCAGATTCGCGTTAATCTATGTTAACGAAGAAGATGGAGAAAAGGCGTTGAAGCTTGATGGAAGTGACATGGGAGCAATGGCGGAGCCAAACGAAAGTTTTACCAGAGGCAGTTAA
- the LOC106310041 gene encoding thioredoxin-like protein CXXS1 yields the protein MEDQELQKNSRVVKVDSPESWNFYVRQAKNQACPIVAHFTASWCIPSVFMNSFFEDLASSYKDALFLIVDVDEVKEVARRLKVKAMPTFMFLKDGNTMDKLVGANPDEIKKRVDGFVQSSRLVHIA from the exons ATGGAAGATCAAGAACTGCAGAAGAATTCAAGAGTTGTTAAAGTCGATTCTCCTGAGTCATGGAACTTTTATGTGAGGCAAGCCAAGAATCAGGCTTGTCCT ATTGTGGCTCATTTCACAGCATCTTGGTGTATTCCTTCTGTGTTTATGAACTCGTTCTTTGAAGATCTTGCCTCTAGCTATAAGGATGCTCTGTTTCTTATAGTTGATGTTGATGAAGTCAAG GAAGTGGCGAGACGGCTAAAGGTAAAGGCTATGCCTACTTTTATGTTCTTGAAGGATGGTAATACGATGGACAAACTGGTGGGCGCAAATCCTGATGAGATCAAGAAAAGGGTCGATGGTTTCGTTCAGTCCTCACGCCTTGTTCATATTGCTTAG
- the LOC106310735 gene encoding uncharacterized protein LOC106310735 isoform X2, translated as MESELSFLISVLIICADISAGVLGIEAEIDQRKQHHPNHQQHGCRRNPSSGAFAEGVAAIVLLSIVHITANVLGGYAYSRSKQDIKRATANKILAVAFLVFSWIFFAVSYSTLMVGTLANSRSNRYCSLRSRWLFLIGGIFCLGHGLVTSAFYVSALAASKEDKENVQQEDPANRRGA; from the exons ATGGAAAGTGAACTTAGCTTCTTGATTTCTGTTCTGATCATATGTGCAGACATTTCAGCTGGAGTTCTTGGGATAGAAGCTGAGATTGACCAGAGGAAG CAACATCATCCTAACCACCAACAACATGGATGTCGAAGAAACCCAAGCTCTGGAGCTTTTGCTGAGGGAGTAGCTGCAATAGTGCTTCTGTCTATCGTCCATATCACAGCCAATGTGCTTGGAGGCTACGCTTACAGTCGCTCTAAGCAAGATATCAAGAGAGCAACGGCCAACAAGATACTGGCAGTGGCTTTCCTTGTGTTCTCCTG GATCTTTTTTGCTGTGAGCTACTCGACGCTGATGGTAGGAACACTAGCCAACTCGAGATCAAATAGATACTGCAGCTTGAGGAGTCGTTGGCTCTTCCTAATTGGAGGCATATTTTGTCTAGGACATGGACTGGTGACTTCAGCATTTTATGTTTCAGCCCTTGCTGCTAGTAAAGAAGACAAAGAGAATGTGCAACAAGAAGATCCAGCAAATAGAAGAGGCGCATGA
- the LOC106310735 gene encoding uncharacterized protein LOC106310735 isoform X1, which produces MESELSFLISVLIICADISAGVLGIEAEIDQRKQQHHPNHQQHGCRRNPSSGAFAEGVAAIVLLSIVHITANVLGGYAYSRSKQDIKRATANKILAVAFLVFSWIFFAVSYSTLMVGTLANSRSNRYCSLRSRWLFLIGGIFCLGHGLVTSAFYVSALAASKEDKENVQQEDPANRRGA; this is translated from the exons ATGGAAAGTGAACTTAGCTTCTTGATTTCTGTTCTGATCATATGTGCAGACATTTCAGCTGGAGTTCTTGGGATAGAAGCTGAGATTGACCAGAGGAAG CAGCAACATCATCCTAACCACCAACAACATGGATGTCGAAGAAACCCAAGCTCTGGAGCTTTTGCTGAGGGAGTAGCTGCAATAGTGCTTCTGTCTATCGTCCATATCACAGCCAATGTGCTTGGAGGCTACGCTTACAGTCGCTCTAAGCAAGATATCAAGAGAGCAACGGCCAACAAGATACTGGCAGTGGCTTTCCTTGTGTTCTCCTG GATCTTTTTTGCTGTGAGCTACTCGACGCTGATGGTAGGAACACTAGCCAACTCGAGATCAAATAGATACTGCAGCTTGAGGAGTCGTTGGCTCTTCCTAATTGGAGGCATATTTTGTCTAGGACATGGACTGGTGACTTCAGCATTTTATGTTTCAGCCCTTGCTGCTAGTAAAGAAGACAAAGAGAATGTGCAACAAGAAGATCCAGCAAATAGAAGAGGCGCATGA